The Populus alba chromosome 6, ASM523922v2, whole genome shotgun sequence genome contains a region encoding:
- the LOC118032179 gene encoding sister chromatid cohesion protein PDS5 homolog A isoform X1, whose product MEEEKKLEEKLKEVGSKLETLPSTKDGVIKLLKQAAACLSEMDQSPLVSVSESTQPFLDAIVKPDLLKHHDRDVKLLVATCICEITRITAPEAPYSDEVLKDIFHLIVGTFSGLSDTSSPSFGRRVVILETLAKYRSCVVMLDLECNDLVNKMCSTFFTVASDDHQESVLSSMQTIMVVLIEESEDVREDLLLIILSVLGRNRNDISMAGRKLALNVIEHCAGKLEAGIKQFLISSMSEDSRLENCKIDYHEVIYDIYRCAPQILSGAIPYLTGELLTDQLDTRLKAVGLVGDLFALPGSAITETFQSIFSEFLKRLTDRVVAVRMCVLERVKSCLLSNPFRAEAAQIISALCDRLLDYDENVRKQVVDVLCDVVCHTLNSVPVETIKLVAERLRDKSQLVKRYSMERLAEIFRVYCVKSSDGSVNPGEFDWIPGRILRCLYDKDFRSDTIEFVLCGSLFPTECAAEDRSKHWVRVFSVLDRVEVKALEKILEQKQRLQQEILRYLSLRQMRQDGDTPEIQKKILFCFRIMSRSFAEPAKTEENFQILDQLKDANIWKILTNLLDPNTSFHQACTGRDDLLKILGEKHRLHDFLSSLSMKCSYLLFNKEHVKEIIVDVNKHNSAGNMNFTKSCLDLLVILARFSPLLLGGSGEELINFLKDDNEIIKEGALHVLAKAGGTIREQLAESSSSIDLMLERLCLEGSRRQAKYAVHALAAITKDDGLKSLSVLYKRLVDMLEEKTHLPAVLQSLGCIAQTAMPVFETRENEIEEFIKSKILECSSKPEDNTKACWDDRSELCLLKVYGLKTLVKSYLPVKDVQLRRGIDGLLEILRNILLFGEISKDIESSSVDKAHLRFASAKAVLRLSKHWDQKIPVDLFHLTLRTPEIAFPQARKLFLSKVHQYIKDRVLDAKYACAFIFNTTGFKSLDFEEEKQNLADIIQMHQQARTRQVSVQSDANPSAVYPEYIIPYLVHALAHQSCPNVNECKDVKAFEPIYRQLYLIVSMLVHKDEGVKLEAGTDKEKEEEEKEKDNDKDKETNSLLVSIFQNIKCSEDVVDREKSKNSHAISELGLSIIKRLVQKEDESLLPSVSLPLMLYKTYEYKEGEEALANEGKVWLADESVLTHFESLKFETDGNASSHAARDEDVNDSEREANEVPLGKMIKQLKSQGNKGGKNKKNSSSLAKAKDAENDVDILKMVREINLDNLGLSNKFESSNGHKDLSEKTKSESEHQKVKKGNITVTPVPVPKRRRSLSAHSASRFPRSSLMAPSRASEDDSSPDLKGKKLKAERTGSELLVYSIQKKKNVTSKLKGKNSEMGDNGRENEVGESDDDIPVKPGMLMETDKINTTNSPQSLTSSMKKRKRRSVAGLAKCPTKKSGIDIEDIIGYRIKVWWPMDKKFYGGTIKSYDPLKRKHVILYDDGDIEVLRLDKERWELVDNGPKRTKKSISFKRTPSKDMSPAPKNRSPSSLSQNKKSVTIVKKKRTPTKNSKRVYKEPKDKVDSDVSSPEHAVASEGDKLKLDDPKGDHAEKVSQGMTDVEESDKEVVSISKGKHLEDTEERSNNSEESDGEEKSNFEAEVSEDMESAPQDDKKGDDGEESHSEEKEVDESSEALGVEANKEKSDSEGNQDVDIRKPSRKPKKLSKKSSNAEDADISDDEPLSKWMHKTGNTASRR is encoded by the exons TGATGATCATCAAGAAAGTGTATTATCTTCAATGCAAACAATAATGGTTGTTCTCATAGAAGAAAGTGAGGATGTCCGAGAGGATCTTCTACTTATTATCTTATCTGTATTAGGTCGTAACAGAAAT GATATCTCGATGGCAGGGAGGAAACTTGCCTTGAATGTTATAGAGCATTGTGCAGGAAAACTTGAAGCTGGCATAAAGCAGTTCCTCATATCATCAATGTCAGAAGATAGCAGGTTGGAAAATTGTAAAATCGACTACCATGAAGTTATATATGATATCTACCGTTGCGCTCCTCAGATCCTATCAGGAGCCATTCCATACCTCACAGGAGAGCTGCTG ACTGACCAGCTAGACACTCGTTTAAAAGCAGTGGGGTTGGTCGGGGATCTATTTGCTTTGCCTGGCTCTGCCATCACAGAAACATTTCAGTCTATCTTTTCTGAGTTTTTGAAAAGATTGACTGATAGAGTAGTTGCTGTTCggatgtgtgtccttgaacgtGTCAAAAGCTGTCTTTTGTCAAATCCTTTTCGAGCTGAGGCAGCTCAAATCATCT CTGCCCTTTGTGACCGACTGTTGGACTATGATGAAAATGTTCGAAAGCAAGTCGTTGATGTACTCTGTGATGTAGTATGTCATACCTTGAATTCTGTCCCTGTTGAAACTATAAAACTAGTGGCGGAGCGTCTTCGAGATAAATCT CAACTTGTTAAAAGATATAGTATGGAGAGACTGGCTGAGATATTCAGGGTTTATTGTGTAAAGTCCTCTGATGGATCAGTCAATCCTGGTGAATTTGATTGGATTCCTGGAAGGATTTTGAGATGTTTGTATGACAAGGATTTCAG ATCAGATACAATTGAATTTGTTCTTTGTGGGTCTCTGTTTCCAACTGAATGTGCAGCAGAAGATAGAAGTAAACATTGGGTAAGAGTCTTCTCTGTATTAGACAGAGTTGAGGTGAAAGCTCTTGAGAAGATCCTGGAGCAGAAGCAAAG GTTACAGCAAGAGATTCTGAGGTATCTATCACTTAGGCAGATGCGTCAG GATGGAGATACTCCTGAGATCCAAAAAAAGATTCTGTTCTGCTTTCGGATTATGTCTCGCTCCTTTGCAGAGCCTGCCAAGACTGAGGAGAATTTTCAGATACTTGATCAATTGAAAGATGCCAATATCTGGAAGATTTTAACAAATCTACTGGATCCAAATACCAGCTTCCATCAAGCCTGCACTGGTCGG GATGATTTACTTAAAATACTTGGCGAGAAACACCGActccatgattttttgagcagtCTTTCCATGAAGTGTTCTTATTTACTTTTCAACAAGGAGCATGTGAAAGAAATCATTGTGGAtgtcaacaaacataattcagctggaaatatgaattttacaaaatcttgTTTGGATTTACTGGTG ATTCTTGCACGCTTCAGTCCATTGCTGCTTGGTGGGTCCGGGGAAGagcttataaattttttgaaagatgacaatgaaataataaaagaaggtGCTTTGCATGTTTTGGCAAAGGCTGGTGGTACAATCCGAGAACAACTAGCGGAGTCATCAAG TTCAATTGACCTTATGTTGGAGAGGCTTTGCTTAGAGGGTAGCCGAAGGCAGGCCAAGTATGCTGTGCATGCCCTAGCAGCAATAACAAAGGATGATGGGCTCAAGTCCCTCTCTGTTTTATACAAG AGACTCGTGGACATGCTGGAAGAGAAGACACATTTGCCTGCTGTACTACAATCTCTGGGATGCATTGCACAGACTGCAATGCCAGTTTTTGAAACtagagaaaatgaaattgaagaattcaTTAAGAGCAAAATTCTAGAATGCAGTAGT AAACCAGAAGATAATACAAAAGCATGCTGGGACGACAGAAGTGAACTATGTTTGTTGAAG GTTTATGGACTCAAGACATTGGTCAAGAGCTACTTGCCAGTTAAAGATGTACAACTCCGTCGTGGTATTGATGGCCTTCTGGAAATCCTTAGAAACATACTTCTGTTTGGAGAGATATCGAAAGATATTGAATCaag TTCAGTTGATAAGGCCCACTTGAGGTTTGCTTCTGCTAAGGCAGTTCTTCGTTTGTCAAAGCATTGGGATCAAAAGATACCTGTTGATCTCTTCCACTTAACTTTGAGGACACCAGAG ATTGCTTTCCCCCAAGCTAGGAAGCTGTTTCTGAGTAAAGTTCATCAATACATCAAGGACCGAGTTCTGGATGCAAAGTATGCTTGTGCCTTCATATTTAATACCACAGGATTCAAGTCCCTTGATTTTGAAGAG GAGAAGCAGAATCTTGCTGATATTATTCAGATGCACCAGCAAGCTAGGACACGACAAGTCTCTGTGCAAAGTGATGCAAATCCCTCGGCAGTTTATCCTGAATACATTATCCCTTATTTGGTCCATGCTCTTGCTCATCAATCATGTCCGAATGTAAATGAGTGCAAGGATGTTAAAGCATTTGAACCAATATACCG GCAATTATACTTGATCGTTTCTATGCTAGTTCATAAAGATGAAGGTGTCAAGTTAGAAGCTGGTACCGAcaaggagaaggaggaggaggagaaggagaaagACAATGACAAAGACAAAGAGACTAACTCTCTATTAGTTTCCATCTTTCAGAATATTAAGTGCTCGGAAGATGTAGTTGATCGAGAGAAGTCAAAG AATTCACATGCTATCTCTGAACTTGGGCTGTCAATCATCAAGCGCTTGGTTCAAAAGGAGGATGAAAGCTTGCTTCCATCAGTTTCTTTGCCTCTGATGCTTTACAAAACATATGAATATAAAGAAGGCGAAGAAGCTTTG GCAAATGAAGGGAAAGTGTGGTTGGCTGATGAAAGTGTCTTGACTCACTTTGAATCACTTAAGTTCGAAACTGATGGAAAT GCTAGTTCACATGCTGCCAGGGATGAGGATGTAAATGACAGTGAAAGAGAAGCTAATGAAGTGCCTCTTGGGAAAATGATCAAGCAATTAAAATCCCAGGGAAATAAaggtggaaaaaataaaaagaacagcTCTTCATTGGCTAAAGCAAAAGATGCTGAAAATGATGTTGATATCTTGAAGATGGTCAGGGAGATAAATTTGGATAATCTGGGGCTATCTAATAAATTTGAGTCAAGCAATGGACATAAAGATCTAAGTGAGAAGACAAAGTCAGAATCAGAGCATCAAAAAGTGAAAAAAGGAAACATTACTGTGACACCTGTGCCTGTACCCAAACGCCGAAGATCATTATCTGCTCATAGTGCTTCTAGATTTCCCCGAAGTTCTTTAATGGCTCCTTCAAGAGCTTCAGAGGATGATTCAAGCCCtgatttgaagggaaaaaaactcaaagctGAGCGCACTGGATCTGAATTGTTGGTATATAGcattcaaaagaagaaaaatgtcaCATCCAAACTTAAAGGCAAAAACTCCGAGATGGGTGACAATGGCAGGGAAAATGAAGTTGGAGAATCTGATGACGATATTCCAGTG AAGCCTGGTATGCTAATGGAGACTGATAAGATCAATACAACAAATAGTCCTCAGTCTTTGACTAGTTCTATGAAGAAGCGGAAAAGAAGAAGTGTAGCAGGGTTGGCCAAG TGCCCAACAAAGAAAAGTGGCATTGATATCGAGGATATTATTGGTTACAGAATAAAAGTTTGGTGGCCCATGGATAAGAA GTTTTATGGAGGCACCATCAAGTCTTATGATCCTTTGAAAAGGAAACATGTG ATATTATATGATGATGGAGATATAGAAGTACTCCGTTTGGATAAAGAGCGCTGGGAGCTCGTTGACAATGGCCCCAAGCGCACAAAG AAATCAATTTCATTTAAGCGCACCCCTTCCAAGGACAT GTCACCTGCACCAAAAAATAGAAGTCCGAGTAGTTTAAGTCAGAATAAGAAGTCAGTGACAAT tgttaaaaagaaaagaactccaACAAAAAACTCAAAGCGTGTGTATAAAGAGCCGAAGGACAAAGTGGATTCTGATGTATCAAGCCCTGAACATGCCGTGGCATCTGAAGGAGATAAACTCAAATTAG ATGATCCTAAAGGGGATCATGCTGAAAAGGTGTCCCAGGGCATGACAGACGTGGAGGAATCTGATAAGGAAGTGGTGTCAATTTCCAAAGGTAAACACTTGGAAGACACAGAGGAAAGGTCAAATAATTCTGAGGAATCTGATGGAGAAGAGAAATCCAATTTTGAAGCTGAAGTTTCTGAAGATATGGAAAGCGCACCGCAAGATGATAAAAAAGGTGATGACGGAGAGGAATCCCATTCAGAAGAGAAAGAAGTAGATGAATCAAGTGAAGCCTTGGGAGTGGAagctaataaagaaaaatcagattCTGAAGGGAATCAAGATGTAGACATCAGGAAACCTAGCAGAAAGCCAAAGAAGCTTAGTAAGAAATCATCAAATGCTGAAGATGCTGACATCTCTGATGATGAACCTCTT AGCAAGTGGATGCATAAAACAGGGAATACAGCATCGAGACGTTGA
- the LOC118032179 gene encoding sister chromatid cohesion protein PDS5 homolog A isoform X2: MEEEKKLEEKLKEVGSKLETLPSTKDGVIKLLKQAAACLSEMDQSPLVSVSESTQPFLDAIVKPDLLKHHDRDVKLLVATCICEITRITAPEAPYSDEVLKDIFHLIVGTFSGLSDTSSPSFGRRVVILETLAKYRSCVVMLDLECNDLVNKMCSTFFTVASDDHQESVLSSMQTIMVVLIEESEDVREDLLLIILSVLGRNRNDISMAGRKLALNVIEHCAGKLEAGIKQFLISSMSEDSRLENCKIDYHEVIYDIYRCAPQILSGAIPYLTGELLTDQLDTRLKAVGLVGDLFALPGSAITETFQSIFSEFLKRLTDRVVAVRMCVLERVKSCLLSNPFRAEAAQIISALCDRLLDYDENVRKQVVDVLCDVVCHTLNSVPVETIKLVAERLRDKSQLVKRYSMERLAEIFRVYCVKSSDGSVNPGEFDWIPGRILRCLYDKDFRSDTIEFVLCGSLFPTECAAEDRSKHWVRVFSVLDRVEVKALEKILEQKQRLQQEILRYLSLRQMRQDGDTPEIQKKILFCFRIMSRSFAEPAKTEENFQILDQLKDANIWKILTNLLDPNTSFHQACTGRDDLLKILGEKHRLHDFLSSLSMKCSYLLFNKEHVKEIIVDVNKHNSAGNMNFTKSCLDLLVILARFSPLLLGGSGEELINFLKDDNEIIKEGALHVLAKAGGTIREQLAESSSSIDLMLERLCLEGSRRQAKYAVHALAAITKDDGLKSLSVLYKRLVDMLEEKTHLPAVLQSLGCIAQTAMPVFETRENEIEEFIKSKILECSSKPEDNTKACWDDRSELCLLKVYGLKTLVKSYLPVKDVQLRRGIDGLLEILRNILLFGEISKDIESSSVDKAHLRFASAKAVLRLSKHWDQKIPVDLFHLTLRTPEIAFPQARKLFLSKVHQYIKDRVLDAKYACAFIFNTTGFKSLDFEEEKQNLADIIQMHQQARTRQVSVQSDANPSAVYPEYIIPYLVHALAHQSCPNVNECKDVKAFEPIYRQLYLIVSMLVHKDEGVKLEAGTDKEKEEEEKEKDNDKDKETNSLLVSIFQNIKCSEDVVDREKSKNSHAISELGLSIIKRLVQKEDESLLPSVSLPLMLYKTYEYKEGEEALANEGKVWLADESVLTHFESLKFETDGNASSHAARDEDVNDSEREANEVPLGKMIKQLKSQGNKGGKNKKNSSSLAKAKDAENDVDILKMVREINLDNLGLSNKFESSNGHKDLSEKTKSESEHQKVKKGNITVTPVPVPKRRRSLSAHSASRFPRSSLMAPSRASEDDSSPDLKGKKLKAERTGSELLVYSIQKKKNVTSKLKGKNSEMGDNGRENEVGESDDDIPVPGMLMETDKINTTNSPQSLTSSMKKRKRRSVAGLAKCPTKKSGIDIEDIIGYRIKVWWPMDKKFYGGTIKSYDPLKRKHVILYDDGDIEVLRLDKERWELVDNGPKRTKKSISFKRTPSKDMSPAPKNRSPSSLSQNKKSVTIVKKKRTPTKNSKRVYKEPKDKVDSDVSSPEHAVASEGDKLKLDDPKGDHAEKVSQGMTDVEESDKEVVSISKGKHLEDTEERSNNSEESDGEEKSNFEAEVSEDMESAPQDDKKGDDGEESHSEEKEVDESSEALGVEANKEKSDSEGNQDVDIRKPSRKPKKLSKKSSNAEDADISDDEPLSKWMHKTGNTASRR; this comes from the exons TGATGATCATCAAGAAAGTGTATTATCTTCAATGCAAACAATAATGGTTGTTCTCATAGAAGAAAGTGAGGATGTCCGAGAGGATCTTCTACTTATTATCTTATCTGTATTAGGTCGTAACAGAAAT GATATCTCGATGGCAGGGAGGAAACTTGCCTTGAATGTTATAGAGCATTGTGCAGGAAAACTTGAAGCTGGCATAAAGCAGTTCCTCATATCATCAATGTCAGAAGATAGCAGGTTGGAAAATTGTAAAATCGACTACCATGAAGTTATATATGATATCTACCGTTGCGCTCCTCAGATCCTATCAGGAGCCATTCCATACCTCACAGGAGAGCTGCTG ACTGACCAGCTAGACACTCGTTTAAAAGCAGTGGGGTTGGTCGGGGATCTATTTGCTTTGCCTGGCTCTGCCATCACAGAAACATTTCAGTCTATCTTTTCTGAGTTTTTGAAAAGATTGACTGATAGAGTAGTTGCTGTTCggatgtgtgtccttgaacgtGTCAAAAGCTGTCTTTTGTCAAATCCTTTTCGAGCTGAGGCAGCTCAAATCATCT CTGCCCTTTGTGACCGACTGTTGGACTATGATGAAAATGTTCGAAAGCAAGTCGTTGATGTACTCTGTGATGTAGTATGTCATACCTTGAATTCTGTCCCTGTTGAAACTATAAAACTAGTGGCGGAGCGTCTTCGAGATAAATCT CAACTTGTTAAAAGATATAGTATGGAGAGACTGGCTGAGATATTCAGGGTTTATTGTGTAAAGTCCTCTGATGGATCAGTCAATCCTGGTGAATTTGATTGGATTCCTGGAAGGATTTTGAGATGTTTGTATGACAAGGATTTCAG ATCAGATACAATTGAATTTGTTCTTTGTGGGTCTCTGTTTCCAACTGAATGTGCAGCAGAAGATAGAAGTAAACATTGGGTAAGAGTCTTCTCTGTATTAGACAGAGTTGAGGTGAAAGCTCTTGAGAAGATCCTGGAGCAGAAGCAAAG GTTACAGCAAGAGATTCTGAGGTATCTATCACTTAGGCAGATGCGTCAG GATGGAGATACTCCTGAGATCCAAAAAAAGATTCTGTTCTGCTTTCGGATTATGTCTCGCTCCTTTGCAGAGCCTGCCAAGACTGAGGAGAATTTTCAGATACTTGATCAATTGAAAGATGCCAATATCTGGAAGATTTTAACAAATCTACTGGATCCAAATACCAGCTTCCATCAAGCCTGCACTGGTCGG GATGATTTACTTAAAATACTTGGCGAGAAACACCGActccatgattttttgagcagtCTTTCCATGAAGTGTTCTTATTTACTTTTCAACAAGGAGCATGTGAAAGAAATCATTGTGGAtgtcaacaaacataattcagctggaaatatgaattttacaaaatcttgTTTGGATTTACTGGTG ATTCTTGCACGCTTCAGTCCATTGCTGCTTGGTGGGTCCGGGGAAGagcttataaattttttgaaagatgacaatgaaataataaaagaaggtGCTTTGCATGTTTTGGCAAAGGCTGGTGGTACAATCCGAGAACAACTAGCGGAGTCATCAAG TTCAATTGACCTTATGTTGGAGAGGCTTTGCTTAGAGGGTAGCCGAAGGCAGGCCAAGTATGCTGTGCATGCCCTAGCAGCAATAACAAAGGATGATGGGCTCAAGTCCCTCTCTGTTTTATACAAG AGACTCGTGGACATGCTGGAAGAGAAGACACATTTGCCTGCTGTACTACAATCTCTGGGATGCATTGCACAGACTGCAATGCCAGTTTTTGAAACtagagaaaatgaaattgaagaattcaTTAAGAGCAAAATTCTAGAATGCAGTAGT AAACCAGAAGATAATACAAAAGCATGCTGGGACGACAGAAGTGAACTATGTTTGTTGAAG GTTTATGGACTCAAGACATTGGTCAAGAGCTACTTGCCAGTTAAAGATGTACAACTCCGTCGTGGTATTGATGGCCTTCTGGAAATCCTTAGAAACATACTTCTGTTTGGAGAGATATCGAAAGATATTGAATCaag TTCAGTTGATAAGGCCCACTTGAGGTTTGCTTCTGCTAAGGCAGTTCTTCGTTTGTCAAAGCATTGGGATCAAAAGATACCTGTTGATCTCTTCCACTTAACTTTGAGGACACCAGAG ATTGCTTTCCCCCAAGCTAGGAAGCTGTTTCTGAGTAAAGTTCATCAATACATCAAGGACCGAGTTCTGGATGCAAAGTATGCTTGTGCCTTCATATTTAATACCACAGGATTCAAGTCCCTTGATTTTGAAGAG GAGAAGCAGAATCTTGCTGATATTATTCAGATGCACCAGCAAGCTAGGACACGACAAGTCTCTGTGCAAAGTGATGCAAATCCCTCGGCAGTTTATCCTGAATACATTATCCCTTATTTGGTCCATGCTCTTGCTCATCAATCATGTCCGAATGTAAATGAGTGCAAGGATGTTAAAGCATTTGAACCAATATACCG GCAATTATACTTGATCGTTTCTATGCTAGTTCATAAAGATGAAGGTGTCAAGTTAGAAGCTGGTACCGAcaaggagaaggaggaggaggagaaggagaaagACAATGACAAAGACAAAGAGACTAACTCTCTATTAGTTTCCATCTTTCAGAATATTAAGTGCTCGGAAGATGTAGTTGATCGAGAGAAGTCAAAG AATTCACATGCTATCTCTGAACTTGGGCTGTCAATCATCAAGCGCTTGGTTCAAAAGGAGGATGAAAGCTTGCTTCCATCAGTTTCTTTGCCTCTGATGCTTTACAAAACATATGAATATAAAGAAGGCGAAGAAGCTTTG GCAAATGAAGGGAAAGTGTGGTTGGCTGATGAAAGTGTCTTGACTCACTTTGAATCACTTAAGTTCGAAACTGATGGAAAT GCTAGTTCACATGCTGCCAGGGATGAGGATGTAAATGACAGTGAAAGAGAAGCTAATGAAGTGCCTCTTGGGAAAATGATCAAGCAATTAAAATCCCAGGGAAATAAaggtggaaaaaataaaaagaacagcTCTTCATTGGCTAAAGCAAAAGATGCTGAAAATGATGTTGATATCTTGAAGATGGTCAGGGAGATAAATTTGGATAATCTGGGGCTATCTAATAAATTTGAGTCAAGCAATGGACATAAAGATCTAAGTGAGAAGACAAAGTCAGAATCAGAGCATCAAAAAGTGAAAAAAGGAAACATTACTGTGACACCTGTGCCTGTACCCAAACGCCGAAGATCATTATCTGCTCATAGTGCTTCTAGATTTCCCCGAAGTTCTTTAATGGCTCCTTCAAGAGCTTCAGAGGATGATTCAAGCCCtgatttgaagggaaaaaaactcaaagctGAGCGCACTGGATCTGAATTGTTGGTATATAGcattcaaaagaagaaaaatgtcaCATCCAAACTTAAAGGCAAAAACTCCGAGATGGGTGACAATGGCAGGGAAAATGAAGTTGGAGAATCTGATGACGATATTCCAGTG CCTGGTATGCTAATGGAGACTGATAAGATCAATACAACAAATAGTCCTCAGTCTTTGACTAGTTCTATGAAGAAGCGGAAAAGAAGAAGTGTAGCAGGGTTGGCCAAG TGCCCAACAAAGAAAAGTGGCATTGATATCGAGGATATTATTGGTTACAGAATAAAAGTTTGGTGGCCCATGGATAAGAA GTTTTATGGAGGCACCATCAAGTCTTATGATCCTTTGAAAAGGAAACATGTG ATATTATATGATGATGGAGATATAGAAGTACTCCGTTTGGATAAAGAGCGCTGGGAGCTCGTTGACAATGGCCCCAAGCGCACAAAG AAATCAATTTCATTTAAGCGCACCCCTTCCAAGGACAT GTCACCTGCACCAAAAAATAGAAGTCCGAGTAGTTTAAGTCAGAATAAGAAGTCAGTGACAAT tgttaaaaagaaaagaactccaACAAAAAACTCAAAGCGTGTGTATAAAGAGCCGAAGGACAAAGTGGATTCTGATGTATCAAGCCCTGAACATGCCGTGGCATCTGAAGGAGATAAACTCAAATTAG ATGATCCTAAAGGGGATCATGCTGAAAAGGTGTCCCAGGGCATGACAGACGTGGAGGAATCTGATAAGGAAGTGGTGTCAATTTCCAAAGGTAAACACTTGGAAGACACAGAGGAAAGGTCAAATAATTCTGAGGAATCTGATGGAGAAGAGAAATCCAATTTTGAAGCTGAAGTTTCTGAAGATATGGAAAGCGCACCGCAAGATGATAAAAAAGGTGATGACGGAGAGGAATCCCATTCAGAAGAGAAAGAAGTAGATGAATCAAGTGAAGCCTTGGGAGTGGAagctaataaagaaaaatcagattCTGAAGGGAATCAAGATGTAGACATCAGGAAACCTAGCAGAAAGCCAAAGAAGCTTAGTAAGAAATCATCAAATGCTGAAGATGCTGACATCTCTGATGATGAACCTCTT AGCAAGTGGATGCATAAAACAGGGAATACAGCATCGAGACGTTGA